Proteins from a genomic interval of Oncorhynchus clarkii lewisi isolate Uvic-CL-2024 chromosome 13, UVic_Ocla_1.0, whole genome shotgun sequence:
- the LOC139424555 gene encoding CD276 antigen homolog isoform X4 — MTSATIFLFFAIHLACIRAGNSSEKFIKLECKEEYHGVYGQQSLLQCIVKAVENVTILTVTWKRVEADPLLLEYHKDTSNLTPGFTFAEPSWNKDNMNVSLLLTKTKMADKGVYECMVTTDRGDDTATTSLSVTAKYITPTMSSIPETNIKENTDVTIFCNSTGGQQTGLIWWFDQDGYNWTHRAELVAKETDDGLFSLSSKFIVLKASSSYTNYTCKVLNVNGAVEGMASFVIQFAPQVSEMNADNLDSDSNIRWLAPVVVIGSLVIGLLAALLIFKRRSARRDHQPDTRHDGDVEAEGLNSDSPQDQRDSL; from the exons ATGACTTCAGCTACCATCTTCCTGTTTTTTGCGATCCATTTAGCCTGTATCAGAGCTGGAAATTCCTCTGAGA AATTTATCAAACTGGAGTGTAAAGAAGAATACCATGGGGTTTATGGTCAGCAGTCATTGCTGCAGTGTATTGTCAAAGCTGTTGAGAATGTGACCATCTTGACCGTGACCTGGAAGCGGGTGGAAGCTGATCCTCTTTTGTTGGAATACCATAAAGATACATCTAACCTAACACCTGGATTTACATTTGCTGAGCCATCCTGGAACAAGGATAATATGAATGTGTCCTTGTTGTTGACAAAGACCAAGATGGCCGACAAGGGGGTGTATGAATGCATGGTGACCACAGACCGTGGTGATGATACAGCTACAACCAGCCTCAGTGTCACAG ctaAGTACATAACTCCAACCATGAGCTCCATCCCTGAGACCAACATCAAAGAGAACACAGATGTGACCATTTTCTGCAACTCTACAGGCGGGCAACAGACAGGGTTGATCTGGTGGTTTGACCAGGATGGCTACAATTGGACGCACAGGGCTGAACTGGTGGCCAAAGAGACTGACGATGGACTGTTTAGCCTCTCCAGTAAATTCATAGTGCTGAAGGCATCATCCAGTTACACAAACTACACGTGCAAAGTGCTCAATGTCAATGGTGCCGTGGAGGGGATGGCGTCATTTGTGATCCAGTTTGCGCCGCAAGTCTCAG AAATGAACGCTGACAATTTGGATTCTGATTCCAACATCCGCTGGCTAGCCCCGGTTGTAGTCATAGGATCTCTGGTCATTGGACTCCTTGCTGCGCTGCTGATATTTAAGAGGCGCTCCGCCCGAC GTGACCACCAACCAGATACCAGGCATGATGGAGATGTTGAGGCAGAAG
- the LOC139424555 gene encoding hemicentin-1-like isoform X2 — protein MTSATIFLFFAIHLACIRAGNSSEKFIKLECKEEYHGVYGQQSLLQCIVKAVENVTILTVTWKRVEADPLLLEYHKDTSNLTPGFTFAEPSWNKDNMNVSLLLTKTKMADKGVYECMVTTDRGDDTATTSLSVTAKYITPTMSSIPETNIKENTDVTIFCNSTGGQQTGLIWWFDQDGYNWTHRAELVAKETDDGLFSLSSKFIVLKASSSYTNYTCKVLNVNGAVEGMASFVIQFAPQVSEMNADNLDSDSNIRWLAPVVVIGSLVIGLLAALLIFKRRSARRFVSFLRGARRQSTFPLMSDHQPDTRHDGDVEAEGLNSDSPQDQRDSL, from the exons ATGACTTCAGCTACCATCTTCCTGTTTTTTGCGATCCATTTAGCCTGTATCAGAGCTGGAAATTCCTCTGAGA AATTTATCAAACTGGAGTGTAAAGAAGAATACCATGGGGTTTATGGTCAGCAGTCATTGCTGCAGTGTATTGTCAAAGCTGTTGAGAATGTGACCATCTTGACCGTGACCTGGAAGCGGGTGGAAGCTGATCCTCTTTTGTTGGAATACCATAAAGATACATCTAACCTAACACCTGGATTTACATTTGCTGAGCCATCCTGGAACAAGGATAATATGAATGTGTCCTTGTTGTTGACAAAGACCAAGATGGCCGACAAGGGGGTGTATGAATGCATGGTGACCACAGACCGTGGTGATGATACAGCTACAACCAGCCTCAGTGTCACAG ctaAGTACATAACTCCAACCATGAGCTCCATCCCTGAGACCAACATCAAAGAGAACACAGATGTGACCATTTTCTGCAACTCTACAGGCGGGCAACAGACAGGGTTGATCTGGTGGTTTGACCAGGATGGCTACAATTGGACGCACAGGGCTGAACTGGTGGCCAAAGAGACTGACGATGGACTGTTTAGCCTCTCCAGTAAATTCATAGTGCTGAAGGCATCATCCAGTTACACAAACTACACGTGCAAAGTGCTCAATGTCAATGGTGCCGTGGAGGGGATGGCGTCATTTGTGATCCAGTTTGCGCCGCAAGTCTCAG AAATGAACGCTGACAATTTGGATTCTGATTCCAACATCCGCTGGCTAGCCCCGGTTGTAGTCATAGGATCTCTGGTCATTGGACTCCTTGCTGCGCTGCTGATATTTAAGAGGCGCTCCGCCCGAC GTTTTGTGTCATTTTTGAGAGGAGCTCGAAGGCAGTCCACCTTTCCGTTAATGA GTGACCACCAACCAGATACCAGGCATGATGGAGATGTTGAGGCAGAAG
- the LOC139424555 gene encoding hemicentin-1-like isoform X1: protein MTSATIFLFFAIHLACIRAGNSSEKFIKLECKEEYHGVYGQQSLLQCIVKAVENVTILTVTWKRVEADPLLLEYHKDTSNLTPGFTFAEPSWNKDNMNVSLLLTKTKMADKGVYECMVTTDRGDDTATTSLSVTAKYITPTMSSIPETNIKENTDVTIFCNSTGGQQTGLIWWFDQDGYNWTHRAELVAKETDDGLFSLSSKFIVLKASSSYTNYTCKVLNVNGAVEGMASFVIQFAPQVSEMNADNLDSDSNIRWLAPVVVIGSLVIGLLAALLIFKRRSARRFVSFLRGARRQSTFPLMSDHQPDTRHDGDVEAEGLNSDSPQDQRDSL, encoded by the exons ATGACTTCAGCTACCATCTTCCTGTTTTTTGCGATCCATTTAGCCTGTATCAGAGCTGGAAATTCCTCTGAGA AATTTATCAAACTGGAGTGTAAAGAAGAATACCATGGGGTTTATGGTCAGCAGTCATTGCTGCAGTGTATTGTCAAAGCTGTTGAGAATGTGACCATCTTGACCGTGACCTGGAAGCGGGTGGAAGCTGATCCTCTTTTGTTGGAATACCATAAAGATACATCTAACCTAACACCTGGATTTACATTTGCTGAGCCATCCTGGAACAAGGATAATATGAATGTGTCCTTGTTGTTGACAAAGACCAAGATGGCCGACAAGGGGGTGTATGAATGCATGGTGACCACAGACCGTGGTGATGATACAGCTACAACCAGCCTCAGTGTCACAG ctaAGTACATAACTCCAACCATGAGCTCCATCCCTGAGACCAACATCAAAGAGAACACAGATGTGACCATTTTCTGCAACTCTACAGGCGGGCAACAGACAGGGTTGATCTGGTGGTTTGACCAGGATGGCTACAATTGGACGCACAGGGCTGAACTGGTGGCCAAAGAGACTGACGATGGACTGTTTAGCCTCTCCAGTAAATTCATAGTGCTGAAGGCATCATCCAGTTACACAAACTACACGTGCAAAGTGCTCAATGTCAATGGTGCCGTGGAGGGGATGGCGTCATTTGTGATCCAGTTTGCGCCGCAAGTCTCAG AAATGAACGCTGACAATTTGGATTCTGATTCCAACATCCGCTGGCTAGCCCCGGTTGTAGTCATAGGATCTCTGGTCATTGGACTCCTTGCTGCGCTGCTGATATTTAAGAGGCGCTCCGCCCGAC GTTTTGTGTCATTTTTGAGAGGAGCTCGAAGGCAGTCCACCTTTCCGTTAATGA GTGACCACCAACCAGATACCAGGCATGATGGAGATGTTGAGGCAGAAG GTCTAAACAGTGACAGTCCACAGGACCAGCGTGACAGTCTCTAG
- the LOC139424555 gene encoding CD276 antigen homolog isoform X3, whose protein sequence is MTSATIFLFFAIHLACIRAGNSSEKFIKLECKEEYHGVYGQQSLLQCIVKAVENVTILTVTWKRVEADPLLLEYHKDTSNLTPGFTFAEPSWNKDNMNVSLLLTKTKMADKGVYECMVTTDRGDDTATTSLSVTAKYITPTMSSIPETNIKENTDVTIFCNSTGGQQTGLIWWFDQDGYNWTHRAELVAKETDDGLFSLSSKFIVLKASSSYTNYTCKVLNVNGAVEGMASFVIQFAPQVSEMNADNLDSDSNIRWLAPVVVIGSLVIGLLAALLIFKRRSARRDHQPDTRHDGDVEAEGLNSDSPQDQRDSL, encoded by the exons ATGACTTCAGCTACCATCTTCCTGTTTTTTGCGATCCATTTAGCCTGTATCAGAGCTGGAAATTCCTCTGAGA AATTTATCAAACTGGAGTGTAAAGAAGAATACCATGGGGTTTATGGTCAGCAGTCATTGCTGCAGTGTATTGTCAAAGCTGTTGAGAATGTGACCATCTTGACCGTGACCTGGAAGCGGGTGGAAGCTGATCCTCTTTTGTTGGAATACCATAAAGATACATCTAACCTAACACCTGGATTTACATTTGCTGAGCCATCCTGGAACAAGGATAATATGAATGTGTCCTTGTTGTTGACAAAGACCAAGATGGCCGACAAGGGGGTGTATGAATGCATGGTGACCACAGACCGTGGTGATGATACAGCTACAACCAGCCTCAGTGTCACAG ctaAGTACATAACTCCAACCATGAGCTCCATCCCTGAGACCAACATCAAAGAGAACACAGATGTGACCATTTTCTGCAACTCTACAGGCGGGCAACAGACAGGGTTGATCTGGTGGTTTGACCAGGATGGCTACAATTGGACGCACAGGGCTGAACTGGTGGCCAAAGAGACTGACGATGGACTGTTTAGCCTCTCCAGTAAATTCATAGTGCTGAAGGCATCATCCAGTTACACAAACTACACGTGCAAAGTGCTCAATGTCAATGGTGCCGTGGAGGGGATGGCGTCATTTGTGATCCAGTTTGCGCCGCAAGTCTCAG AAATGAACGCTGACAATTTGGATTCTGATTCCAACATCCGCTGGCTAGCCCCGGTTGTAGTCATAGGATCTCTGGTCATTGGACTCCTTGCTGCGCTGCTGATATTTAAGAGGCGCTCCGCCCGAC GTGACCACCAACCAGATACCAGGCATGATGGAGATGTTGAGGCAGAAG GTCTAAACAGTGACAGTCCACAGGACCAGCGTGACAGTCTCTAG